A stretch of Acropora palmata chromosome 9, jaAcrPala1.3, whole genome shotgun sequence DNA encodes these proteins:
- the LOC141892824 gene encoding neuronal growth regulator 1-like, protein MSLTTTFLVPAFVRSLTASTTGRNATITFFSVNRTDSNNYIFKVLDTSGTTPVPLEVIVEYPPSLITRAPDQVVLEGGPAINLTCTADGEPAPSITWTKVFTNGSDSDVLFTGEQFILPNKRTNDETYRCKASNGIGNDVNHTVDVMVNFKPEKFVFTVESSDWTICKGGIVNLTCSAVGKPVVHTYQLFRDDILVHTSNDSVLFWRQETTAGGETVYTCVANNTVATANATKAITVNGNYC, encoded by the exons ATGTCCCTTACAACAACATTTTTAGTGCCAGCATTCGTTCGTAGTCTTACAGCAAGCACTACAGGAAGAAATGCAACGATAACATTTTTCTCCGTGAACAGAACAGACAGCAACaattatattttcaaagtCTTGGACACCTCTGGTACCACTCCGGTACCACTGGAAGTTATAGTGGAGT ACCCACCTTCATTGATAACAAGAGCTCCAGACCAAGTTGTGCTGGAAGGTGGCCCAGCAATCAATTTAACTTGTACTGCAGATGGTGAACCAGCACCAAGCATCACTTGGACAAAAGTGTTTACTAATGGCAGTGATAGTGATGTACTGTTTACTGGTGAACAGTTTATACTCCCCAACAAAAGAACTAATGACGAAACATATCGTTGCAAGGCAAGCAATGGCATAGGAAATGATGTGAACCACACAGTCGATGTGATGGTAAACT TCAAGCCAGAAAAATTCGTATTCACTGTGGAGAGCAGTGATTGGACCATTTGCAAAGGAGGCATTGTGAACCTTACCTGTTCAGCTGTTGGGAAACCTGTGGTACATACATATCAGTTGTTTAGGGATGACATTCTGGTGCACACAAGCAATGATTCAGTGCTGTTTTGGAGGCAAGAAACCACAGCTGGAGGAGAGACTGTGTACACTTGTGTGGCAAACAACACAGTGGCAACAGCAAATGCCACAAAAGCTATCACTGTTAATGGTAACTACTGTTGA